A stretch of the Anopheles ziemanni unplaced genomic scaffold, idAnoZiCoDA_A2_x.2 scaffold_12_ctg1, whole genome shotgun sequence genome encodes the following:
- the LOC131292894 gene encoding heme transporter FLVCR2-like, with amino-acid sequence MHVKKEMNESSFLVQSFHQSASVFGRLDRKKSLSTPTIPSQNVNYLCVPKLVHHRLQQKRIEMGKEFSFDDIAIHTEVQRATTYHTIAKSISQSTLTIPENYSFTSVQIQIYKRRWFLLVLTVLSIAISYVQWIQYSIVANIMAKYYTISSAWIDWTSMIFMVIYIVAVFPVSYVMDVRNMRQSAVTGTVGTALGAWIKVFSVDPTRFNVVIIGQIITAIAQVFLLSIPSRLASTWFSPEEASSVCAFGVFGAQLGIAIGFFLTPMIITNHNDIASIGVDLQVFLMGVAGISTMIACMVIAVFKSEPPFAPSHVQALQRTMKPRRKDYWPAVGRLLKDDNYLILVIAYGINVGLFNAFSTLLNQIVLNYFPDSASDAGRIGLALIVLGLIGSMVFGYLLDTSHKYKATAVWVCRLSAVTLVIFALALESRSKKLLAVASVFLGFFMTGFQPIGYEFAAELTFPEPDGPVMGILNISTQIFGIVITLMISGIQNILGDFVGNIVFAAFLVLDGNIIALIRSDLRRYNTHLEIESEAAREFAEDASVHYGDLSNYEDAALKLKIDPCS; translated from the exons ATGCATGTGAAGAAAGAAATGAATGAATCCAGTTTTTTAGTGCAATCTTTCCATCAATCGGCATCTGTGTTTGGACGATTGGATAGAAAGAAGTCGTTGTCAACTCCAACTATTCCGTCACAAAATGTAAACTATTTGTGTGTACCTAAGTTAGTTCATCACAGACTGCAGCAAAAGCGTATCGAAATGGGAAAAGAGTTTTCCTTCGACGACATTGCTATCCATACGGAAGTACAGCGTGCAACAACTTATCATACAATAGCCAAAAGCATTTCGCAGTCAACATTAACTATACCAGAGAACTACAGTTTCACGTCGGtccaaattcaaatttataaGCGTAGATGGTTTTTGCTGGTTTTGACAGTGCTTAGTATTGCGATTTCCTACGTGCAGTGGATTCAATATAGTATTGTTGCCAACATAATGGCAAAATATTACACCATTTCTTCGGCTTGGATAGACTGGACATCGATGATTTTCATGGTAATCTATATAGTAGCAGTTTTTCCCGTGTCTTACGTTATGGATGTGCGAAACATGAGACAATCTGCTGTGACCGGGACTGTTGGTACCGCACTGGGCGCATGGATAAAAGTGTTTTCTGTGGATCCAACGCGGTTTAATGTGGTCATTATAGGGCAAATCATTACTGCAATTGCACAAGTGTTTTTGCTCAGCATTCCGTCGCGATTGGCTTCTACCTGGTTTTCTCCCGAGGAAGCTTCATCAGTATGCGCGTTCGGCGTTTTTGGTGCACAGCTAGGAATCGCCATCGGGTTTTTCCTGACCCCCATGATCATAACGAATCATAACGATATCGCTTCAATCGGCGTTGATTTACAAGTTTTTCTTATGGGAGTAGCTGGAATTTCAACAATGATAGCATGTATGGTCATAGCAGTATTTAAATCAGAACCACCTTTTGCACCAAGTCATGTTCAGGCATTGCAACGTACGATGAAACCACGCCGGAAAGACTACTGGCCAGCAGTAGGGCGATTACTAAAGGACGACAATTATCTTATTCTAGTAATCGCGTACGGTATTAATGTCGGTTTGTTCAATGCCTTTTCTACTCTATTGAACCAAATCGTTCTAAATTACTTTCCGGATAGCGCCTCCGATGCAGGAAGAATTGGTTTGGCTTTAATAGTGCTGGGTTTAATTGGATCCATGGTATTCGGTTATCTTCTTGATACAAGCCATAAATATAAAGCCACTGCCGTATGGGTATGCCGGTTGTCAGCTGTAACACTGGTTATATTCGCTCTTGCACTAGAAAGCCGCTCCAAGAAACTGTTAGCCGTTGCATCCGTATTTCTTGG ttttttcaTGACAGGGTTTCAACCGATTGGGTATGAGTTTGCAGCAGAGCTTACATTCCCTGAGCCAGATGGACCGGTTATGGGTATTCTGAACATTTCTACACAAATTTTTGGAATCGTCATAACATTGATGATTTCCGGAATTCAGAATATATTGGGAGATTTCGTTGGAAACATC GTGTTTGCAGCATTTCTGGTCCTGGATGGAAATATCATCGCTTTAATTCGCTCAGATTTACGACGATACAATACTCACCTGGAGATAGAAAGCGAAGCTGCGAGGGAATTTGCCGAGGATGCAAGCGTGCATTATGGTGACCTTTCTAACTATGAGGATGCTGCATTGAAACTTAAAATAGATCCATGTAGTTGA